One Aphidius gifuensis isolate YNYX2018 linkage group LG5, ASM1490517v1, whole genome shotgun sequence genomic region harbors:
- the LOC122857817 gene encoding 28S ribosomal protein S33, mitochondrial, whose product MSSKYVELATVATGYAKRMNRLSARIFGEPTRPTKPRNMKIVQLFSEKPVNKRPEIVDYYPRVPEIGWMMYNLREYGLFRDEHRDFNEEIERTRILRGKKPRVGFKNLKKKNQEPEKN is encoded by the coding sequence atgtcATCAAAATATGTTGAACTTGCAACAGTTGCAACTGGTTATGCAAAAAGAATGAATCGTTTGAGTGCTAGAATATTTGGTGAACCAACAAGACCAACAAAGCCAAGAAATATGAAAATAGTTCAATTATTTAGTGAAAAACCAGTTAATAAAAGACCAGAAATTGTTGATTACTATCCAAGAGTACCAGAAATTGGATGGATGATGTATAATTTACGTGAATATGGATTATTTAGAGATGAACATCGTGATTTTAATGAAGAAATTGAAAGAACACGTATTCTACGTGGCAAAAAACCAAGAGTTGGATTTaaaaacctcaaaaaaaagaatcaagaaccagaaaaaaattaa
- the LOC122857813 gene encoding tuberin, whose translation MNTKEKDSKTFNDKLKQFFRINKGNYKSREDVSLTPDIVKLISKEMPINQRTKAIKDLCESILNDSWEEKSAERLWIEIHDLLSINIAKEHRHIVLNFLCCLIQGQYSKLSPAMRVKFFLFIKEHDVPDDIGPRLELLQKLTDNGKDITHMEERIGPFLLEWMTTVNGMDGKRGAEFLSLLVNVIKYNSAFIDEEIISGLVSYICELCYYSNNEKVVEGCLHILETIVGYNINLQTDSLQTFITALCRAVNVESYCQISWDIMRKLLGTYMGYSAIYTMCKLLQDPYYQNDIRMLRGAVFFVNMGLWGTHKIQKLDCKPNSVLPSFIIALKCNHPIVMYEVTLAVQRLVTKYGENTLEPTWSIILEIIDNIINHTITSNQLATKQVSSCLHETINTIETLLDTSKYNGNVQKFYQLIEKCSDSRSELSILKLIDYKSTQIGPTYYKWNTKLANIMERFFKIETRTNIRIKVLDVLSKIIIINRSRYEDELIDRIIVPYFQNIDTDNDINVRNVTANLLIDICYECETKRCLELLDILEKIINKPFLNDVSISNDADIKDVKTAVVGIINILSKKIYLLPSNHALRAYKILVNYLDQHYKDQKIFRNVSTIRYLIFDCFLKIRANTTYHLGLPNKNGVINYYSPYLILENVPMTSGGSGGGASNSNSNITNNEQQQQQQRSGNNSPPPPSSPSPMQYTSCPITHLSLAHACKAVISCIKYERDWKVLQLILKEMPTVMENRALILTRNSNDIDYLASALCAMVSDKQLRLPETLYNVPIKFTLSDFRIHIFPIISSLASYHAFIEPNLQQRIIKCLELGLTTKCASQCVTSLTTCTLEMRDAMSKLVSEVVLNLSKISATIHIAIPILEFLSTLARLPKVYASFIENQYMSVFAILLPYTNPFKYNHYTVSLAHHVIAVWFLKCRLPFRRDFVKFITTGLKANVLVPFEEGIRQEGYLLKTDISLYNEDSSNRKRSSSLTEQGSRGRRERPIMPNRIIGDLKPPIDEALMTFHVELTKTCIDLMARYTFSTYTARPKRLPTADFLLKEGQSMTWLLGNRLITITTSGCCNKTMRGNLCDNCWITCKNISSSSSSSTTSDYRDNRHSTSGIMTRRTPSTDGSREEIRLSRQSSGGGGSGNINIVNSSGNTATNSPTEEKDKKLIDENEFIKQFGTNSNDKDEPSKLEQILSTKKIEESIPCACWCQGWAEIYVRRPTGDMSWIMKIQNFSQLDMPMDFPTHEITSLYMPTSTSTATTTTSTASTTTTATTNNRSQDTTTTESLDDENDERSDISINNNSNSNLNLSRPMLAEIQTANLNKTSGPITIPGSPGGRPSPSRQSSRDSNEYINYDDIYNDNDSNNNDDNNDNNDEDEDDEDDDGDDNNKKPRNPVKRSKSSPEMAANWKNPFLNKDKLLIQQQIDIQNHDIDNKIDSELKKHCKNIYTKDMRVSCEAIPEEISGMGTTPPSIDTKNTNIRTQQLYTNTNTNTVPQSPTINQGYNYLTVQNRNTQLQKQQQQQPQSPTQLYSRSISLTPDGKHSSDLKPPIGRIYDKKQDDISKNDPSTLPPLPFRDRGHTISVMSPVKSKHEWENNINNIRRTNQLSSLSTASSSSSSSSSSTTGAAAAAAAAAAAATSNQQQKNMKDIPRNGINPSFIFLQLYHTPHFGMNGEKPLIVPQTTAIQRAVTNLDRIQPYETHKIGVLYIGPGQVSNEIDILANSHGSLRYTEFLQSLGKLVRLKDLDESIFLGGLDRNGENGNFAYIWQDDVTQVAFHVATLMPNKLSDPKCTSKKQHIGNNYVNVIYNESGELYNIQTVKGQFNYACVVIQPLDHGTNQVTVQAREELAEHIGHSEPKIISDQNLAMLSRQLALHANLASMVSSSLKQNGQNPYASNWLERLRHIKRLRERVLQESSSTNVDGQNDDHLTTRTNKQLYMDDFTEYTT comes from the exons atgaatacaaaagaaaaagacagtaaaacatttaatgataaattgaagCAATTTTTTCGCATCAACAAag GTAATTATAAAAGCCGTGAAGATGTATCACTTACTCcagatattgtaaaattaatatcaaaagaaaTGCCAATTAATCAACGAACAAAAGCAATTAAAGATCTTTgtgaatcaatattaaatgacTCATGGGaagag aaatcaGCTGAAAGATTATGGATTGAAATTcatgatttattatcaataaatatagcAAAAGAACATAGACATATTgttcttaattttttgtgttgtttgATACAAGGACAATACAGTAAATTATCACCAGCAATgagagtaaaattttttttattcatcaaagaaCATGATGTACCAGATGACATTGGTCCAag ATTGGAGCTGTTGCAAAAATTAACAGACAATGGAAAAGATATAACTCATATGGAAGAAAGAATTGGTCCATTTTTATTAGAATGGATGACAACAGTTAATGGAATGGATGGTAAAAGAGGTgctgaatttttatcattacttgttaatgttataaaatataattcagcatttattgatgaagaaataatATCTGGTCTTGTTTCTTACATATGTGAATTATGTTATTatagtaataatgaaaaagttgTTGAAGGTTGTTTACATATACTTGAAACAATTGTtggttataatattaatttacaaacagATTCATTACAAACATTTATAACAGCATTATGTCGTGCTGTTAATGTTGAAAGTTATTGTCAAATAAGTTGGGATATTATGAGAAAGCTACTTGGTACATATATGGGATACTCAGCAATATATACAATGTGCAAATTATTACAAGATccatattatcaaaatgacaTTAGAATGTTACGTGGTGctgtgttttttgttaatatggGTCTATGGGGTAcacataaaattcaaaaattagaTTGTAAACCAAATTCTGTATTACCATCATTTATAATTGCACTTAAATGTAATCATCCAATTGTTATGTATGAAGTTACACTTGCTGTACAACGTCTTGTTACAAAATATGGTGAAAATACACTTGAACCAACATGGAGTataatacttgaaataattgataatattattaatcatacaATAACAAGTAATCAATTAGCAACAAAACAAGTATCATCATGTTTACATGAAACAATAAATACCATTGAAACATTACTTGATACATCAAAATACAATGGTaatgtacaaaaattttatcaacttatTGAAAAATGTTCTGATTCACGTTctgaattatcaatattaaaattaattgattataaatcaACTCAAATTGGTCCAACATATTATAAATGGAATACAAAATTAGCAAATATTATGgaacgtttttttaaaattgaaacacGTACAAATATACGTATTAAAGTACTTGATGtattaagtaaaataataataataaatagatcaAGATATGAAGATGAACTAATTGATAGAATAATTGTAccatattttcaaaatattgatactgataatgatattaatgtaCGTAATGTAAcagcaaatttattaattgatatatgtTATGAATGTGAAACAAAAAGATGTCTTGAATTACTtgatatattagaaaaaataataaataaaccatttttaaatgatgtatCAATATCAAATGATGCTGATATTAAAGATGTTAAAACAGCTGTTGTtggtattataaatatattatcgaaaaaaatttatttattaccatCAAATCATGCATTACgtgcatataaaatattagttaATTATCTTGATCAACATTATAaagatcaaaaaatatttcgtaatgtatcaacaataagatatttaatatttgattgttttttaaaaatacgtgCAAATACAACTTATCATTTGGgtttaccaaataaaaatggtgttattaattattacagtCCATATTTAATATTAGAAAATGTACCAATGACAagtggtggtagtggtggtggtgctagtaatagtaatagtaatattactaataatgaacaacaacaacaacaacaacgtaGTGGTAATAattcaccaccaccaccatcaagTCCATCACCAATGCAATATACATCATGTCCAATAACACATTTATCATTGGCACATGCATGTAAAGCAGTTATATCATGTATTAAATATGAAAGAGATTGGAAAGTATTACAATTAATACTCAAAGAAATGCCAACTGTTATGGAAAATCGTGCATTAATATTAACACGTAATAGTAATGATATTGATTATCTTGCATCAGCATTATGTGCAATGGTTAGTGATAAACAATTACGTTTACCAGAAACATTATATAATGTaccaataaaatttacattatcagATTTTCGTATACATATATTTCCAATAATATCATCACTAGCATCATATCATGCATTTATTGAGCCAAATTTACAACAACGTATTATAAAATGTCTTGAGCTTGgtttaacaacaaaatgtGCTAGTCAATGTGTTACTAGTTTAACAACATGTACATTAGAAATGCGTGATGCAATGAGTAAGCTTGTATCTGAagttgtattaaatttatcaaaaatatcagcAACAATACATATTGCAATACCAATACtagaatttttatcaacacttGCTAGATTACCAAAAGTATATGCTagttttattgaaaatcaatatatGTCGGTATTTGCAATATTATTACCATATACAAAtccatttaaatataatcattataCAGTATCACTTGCACATCATGTTATTGCTGTATGGTTTTTAAAATGTCGTTTACCATTTCGTCgtgattttgttaaatttataacaactGGATTAAAAGCAAATGTATTGGTACCATTTGAAGAGGGTATTAGACAAGAaggatatttattaaaaacagaTATTAGTTTATATAATGAAGATTCATCAAATCGTAAAAGAAGTTCAAGTTTAACTGAACAAGGTAGTAGAGGTAGACGTGAAAGACCAATAATGCCAAATAGAATAATTGGTGATTTAAAACCACCAATTGATGAGGCATTAATGACATTTCATGTTGAATTAACTAAAACATGTATTGATTTAATGGCTAGATATACATTTTCAACATACACTGCAAGACCAAAACGTTTACCAACtgctgattttttattaaaagaaggACAATCAATGACATGGTTACTTGGTAATcgtttaataacaataacaacaagtgGATGTTGTAATAAAACAATGAGAGGTAATCTATGTGATAATTGTTGGAttacatgtaaaaatatatcatcatcatcatcatcatcaacaacatctgATTATCGTGATAATCGTCATTCAACAAGTGGTATTATGACAAGAAGAACACCAAGTACTGATGGTTCAAGAGAAGAAATAAGATTATCTCGTCAATCATCTGGCGGTGGTGGTAGtggtaatattaatattgttaattcaaGTGGTAATACAGCAACAAATTCACCAActgaagaaaaagataaaaaattaattgatgaaaatgaatttattaaacaatttggTACAAATAGTAATGATAAAGATGAACCAAGTAAATTagaacaaatattatcaacaaaaaaaatagaggaATCAATACCTTGTGCATGTTGGTGTCAAGGATGGGCAGAAATATATGTACGTCGTCCAACAGGTGATATGTCATGgattatgaaaatacaaaatttttcacaattaGATATGCCAATGGATTTTCCAACACATGAAATAACATCATTATATATgccaacatcaacatcaacagcaacaacaacaacatcaacagcatcaacaaccacaacagcaacaacaaataatcGTAGTCAAgatacaacaacaactgaatcacttgatgatgaaaatgatgaacGTTCTGATattagtattaataataatagtaatagtaatttaaatttatcaagaccAATGTTGGCTGAAATACAAAcagcaaatttaaataaaacaagtggACCAATAACAATACCTGGATCACCTGGTGGACGACCAAGTCCATCACGTCAATCATCACGTGATagtaatgaatatataaattatgatgatatttataatgataatgatagtaataataatgatgataataatgataataatgatgaagatgaagacgatgaagatgatgatggtgatgataataataaaaaaccacGTAATCCAGTAAAACGTTCAAAATCAAGTCCAGAAATGGCTGCAAATTGGAAAAatccatttttaaataaagataaattattaatacaacaacaaattgatatacaaaatcatgatattgataataaaattgattctgaattaaaaaaacattgtaaaaatatatatacaaaagataTGCGTGTTAGTTGTGAAGCAATACCAGAAGAAATATCTGGTATGGGTACAACACCACCATCaattgatacaaaaaatacaaatatacgtacacaacaattatatacaaatacaaatacaaatacagTACCACAATCACCAACAATTAATCAaggatataattatttaacagtaCAAAATCGTAATACACaattacaaaaacaacaacaacaacagccacAATCACCAACACAATTATATTCAAGATCAATATCATTAACACCAGATGGAAAACATAGTAGTGATTTAAAACCACCAATTGGTagaatatatgataaaaaacaagatgaTATTAGTAAAAATGATCCATCAACATTACCACCATTACCATTTAGAGACAGGGGACATACAATATCAGTTATGTCACCAGTTAAATCAAAACATGAAtgggaaaataatattaataatattagacGTACAAATCAATTGTCATCTTTATCAAcagcttcatcatcatcatcatcttcgtCTTCATCAACAACTGGAGCAgctgcagcagcagcagcagcagcggCGGCAGCTACGtcaaatcaacaacaaaaaaatatgaaagacATACCAAGAAATGGAATTAAtccaagttttatatttttacaactttATCATACACCACATTTTGGTATGAATGGTGAAAAACCATTAATTGTACCACAAACAACAGCAATACAACGTGCTGTTACAAATCTTGATCGTATACAACCATATGAAACTCATAAAATTGGTGTACTTTATATTGGTCCTGGACAAGtatcaaatgaaattgatataCTTGCTAATTCACATGGTTCATTGAGATAtacagaatttttacaatcaCTTGGTAAATTAGTACGATTAAAAGATTTAGATGAAAGTATATTTCTTGGTGGTCTTGATAGAAATGGTGAAAATGGTAATTTTGCATATATTTGGCAGGATGATGTTACACAAGTTGCATTTCATGTTGCAACACTTatgccaaataaattaagtgATCCAAAATGTACAtctaaaaaacaacatattggaaataattatgtcaatgttatatataatgaaaGTGGTGAATTGTACAATATACAAACTGttaag GGACAATTTAATTATGCTTGTGTTGTGATTCAACCACTTGATCATGGTACAAATCAAGTAACAGTACAAGCTAGAGAAGAATTAGCAGAACATATTGGTCACAGTGaaccaaaaataatatctGATCAAAATTTAGCAATGTTATCAAGACAATTGGCACTTCATGCTAAT cttGCTTCAAtggtatcatcatcattaaaacaaaatgGACAAAATCCATATGCATCAAATTGGCTTGAACGATTGCGACATATCAAACGTTTACGTGAACGAGTTCTTCAAGAATCATCAAGCACAAATGTTGATGGTCAAAATGATGATCATTTAACAACaagaacaaataaacaattatacatGGATGATTTTACCGAGTATAcaacataa
- the LOC122857773 gene encoding pre-mRNA-splicing factor CWC22 homolog codes for MDVKDKKYNHRSKCASLEYSNHENNNSPPVSKESSPEYRRRSSPSRKRCYSPDYDKREFTGQTYWENNRRKSRRYSDDDTDNNVIGERFYGGESKQSSRDDEHDRESENKDPSVIPHSQKQTVDLLTSKTGGAYIPPAKLRLMQSQIDDKSGAAFQRISWEALKKSIHGHINKVNTSNIGLIVRELFRENIIRGCGLLTRSIIQAQAASPTFTPIYAALVSVINSKFPDIGELLLSRLVKQFQRAFKLKNKPLCISSSTFIAHLVNQKVADEGIALELLILLLHTPTDDSIEVAISFLKECGMRLTEVSKPSDVDMLNVIFDMLKDILHKGNLDKRVQYMIEVIFAVRKDGFKDHEAVPEGLDLIEEKDQITHSIELNDKADSQDILNVFEFDPDYVKNEDEYKKLSKEFLGSDDESGSGGDDDDDDNDEDSDAENSDEENKNKNGVIIDSTETNLQALRRTIYLTIRSSVSPDECTHKLLKMQMKPGHEIELCHMILDCCAEMRTYEKFFSLLARRFCAINKIYISPFEQIFKSSYETIHRFDMNKLRNVSKFFAHLLYTDSISWGVLNCIKLNEKDTTSSSRIFIKILFQELSEIMELSKLNARVKDVTLQDAFDGLFPRDDPKNTKFAINFFTSIGLGGLTDDLREHLKTRPKTVIQPVDTKIKASSSSPSSSSSDSSDSSSSPSSSSSSDDNRKKKKTKRKSTKRLSHKKK; via the exons atggatgtgaaagataaaaaatataatcatagaTCAAAATGTGCATCATTGGAATATtcaaatcatgaaaataataattcaccacCAGTAAGTAAAGAATCATCGCCTGAGTATAGAAGAAGATCATCACCATCTAGAAAACGATGTTATTCACCAGACTACGACAAAAGAGAATTTACTGGTCAAACATACTGGGAAAATAATAGACGTAAAAGTCGTCGTTATTCAGACGATGATACTGATAATAATGTGATTGGTGAACGTTTTTATGGTGGTGAAAGTAAACAATCATCTCGTGATGATGAACATGACAGAGAATCAGAAAATAAAGATCCATCAGTAATTCCACATTCTCAAAAACAAACTGTTGATTTACTGACATCAAAAACAGGTGGTGCATATATTCCACCAGCTAAACTACGACTTATGCAATCACAGATCGATGACAAAAGTGGTGCAGCTTTCCAGAGAATATCTTGggaagcattaaaaaaatctatccaTGGTCATATTAACAAGGTGAATACAAGTAACATTGGGTTAATTGTTCGAGAACTTTTTCGAGAAAATATCATTCGTGGATGTGGCTTGTTGACTCGTTCAATAATACAAGCACAAGCAGCTTCACCAACATTCACTCCGATATATGCAGCTCTAGTTTctgttataaattcaaaatttccTGATATTGgagaattattattgtcaagaCTAGTCAAACAATTTCAACGAGCATttaaactcaaaaataaaCCTCTTTGTATTTCATCGTCAACATTTATAGCACATTTAGTTAATCAAAAAGTTGCTGATGAAGGAATTGCActtgaattattgatattacTTCTTCATACACCAACAGATGATTCAATTGAAGTtgcaatttcatttttaaaagaatgtGGTATGAGATTAACTGAAGTTTCAAAACCAAGTGATGTTGATATGTTAAATGTCATTTTTGATATGTTAAAAGATATTCTTCATAAAGGTAATCTTGATAAAAGAGTCCAGTACATGATTGAAGTTATCTTTGCAGTAAGAAAAGATGGATTTAAAGATCACGAAGCTGTTCCTGAAGGATTGGATCTTATTGAGGAAAAAGATCAAATAACTCATTCAAtagaattaaatgataaagcAGATTCacaagatattttaaatgtatttgaatttgatcctgattatgttaaaaatgaagatgaatacaaaaaattgtcaaaagaATTTTTAGGCTCGGATGATGAGTCAGGAAGTGGtggagatgatgatgatgatgacaatgacgAAGATTCAGATGCTGAAAATtctgatgaagaaaataaaaataaaaatggtgtTATTATTGACAGTACTGAGACAAATTTACAGGCATTAAGaagaacaatttatttaacaattcgCTCATCTGTATCACCTGATGAATGTACtcataaacttttaaaaatgcaaatgaaACCAGGCCATGAAATTGAACTTTGTCATATGATTCTTGATTGTTGTGCTGAAATGAGaacttatgaaaaattttttagtcttCTTGCTAGGCGTTTTTGTgctatcaataaaatttatataagtccatttgaacaaatatttaaaagttcatACGAAACAATTCATCGATTTGATATGAATAAATTACGCaatgtatcaaaattttttgctcatttattatatacagATTCAATTAGTTGGGgtgttttaaattgtattaaattaaatgaaaaagatacAACCAGTTCAAGTAgaatattcatcaaaattttatttcaagaattaTCTGAAATAATGGAACTTTCAAAGCTCAATGCAAGAGTTAAAGATGTCACTTTACAAGATGCATTTGATGGATTATTTCCTCGTGATGAtcctaaaaatacaaaatttgcTATCAACTTTTTCACATCAATTGGTCTAGGAGGATTGACTGATGATCTTCGAGAGCATCTCAAGACAAGACCAAAAACTGTTATCCAGCCTGTTGATACCAAAATCAAAGCATCATCTAGCtctccatcatcatcatcttctgaTAGTTCAG attcatcatcatcaccatcatcgtCGTCGTCTTCTGATGATAAtcgcaagaaaaaaaagacaaaaaggaagtcaacaaaaagattatcccataagaaaaaataa
- the LOC122857816 gene encoding protein canopy 4 codes for MLPLILLSLLMAQGIYAGPEEDEGVKYANNCEACKVLAIELQARLRETGKTSEVLQLGYSVDDVAPRKLKQYVKSELRFIESLEGLCDRILEYNIHKERTDSTRFAKGMSQTFQTLHGLVDKGVKVELGIPYELWDKPSVEITNMKSQCETLLEEYEDDLREWYEADAEADVENRVELIDYLCVQKVLKNKDSSCLKEKGDTGNSIERKESKSDEGKTKDDKSKKSNQDSDDDDDEDDEDRKEKIRQLIKKKAEEQAKKDSKKNSKKDSKKDSKKTKKTKNDVKIEL; via the exons ATGTTgccattaatattattgagcTTGTTGATGGCCCAAGGCATTTATGCCGGTCCAGAAGAAGATGAGGGTGTTAAGTATGCAAATAATTGTGAAGCATGTAAAGTACTTGCAATTGAATTACAAGCAAGATTACGTGAAACTGGAAAAACATCAGAAGTTTTGCAGTTGGGATATTCTGTTGATGATGTGGCTCCAAGAAAACTAAAACAATACGTTAAATC agAGCTGAGGTTCATTGAGAGTCTTGAAGGTCTTTGTGATCGTATTTTGGAGTACAACATTCACAAGGAACGTACAGACAGTACAAGATTTGCCAAAGGAATGAGTCAAACATTCCAGACACTTCATGGTCTtgt TGATAAAGGTGTCAAGGTTGAGCTTGGAATACCATATGAACTTTGGGACAAACCATCAgttgaaataacaaatatgAAATCACAATGTGAAACATTACTTGAAGAATATGAAGATGATCTCAGAGAGTGGTATGAAGCTGATGCTGAGGCTGATGTTGAAAATAGAGTTGAACTTATTGATTATTTGTGTGTACAAAAAgttcttaaaaataaagattcatcatgtttaaaagaaaaaggtgATACTGGTAATTCAATTGAACGCAAAGAATCAAAAAGTGATGAAGGAAAAACCAAAgatgataaaagtaaaaaatcaaatcaagacagtgatgatgatgatgatgaagatgatgaagatagaaaagaaaaaataagacaatTAATCAAGAAGAAAGCAGAGGAACAAGCCAAAAAAGATTCAAAGAAAAACTCTAAGAAAGACTCTAAAAAAGACTCAAAGAAGactaaaaaaaccaaaaatgaTGTCAAGATTGAACTGTAA